Proteins from a single region of Phyllobacterium sp. T1293:
- a CDS encoding DUF2867 domain-containing protein: protein MPTKYELVTSVPIPAEATVGHTYELVHLADAYSIPLPSGTLTDPELLARFLFSQQPRWIGTLIKMRDALVAGLGLKTARHLESIGEHDQTNRLGIFKIYGKSRLEIVFGEDDKHLDFRLSVLCTSPTARQEEHRLVFTSVVHCHNRLGRIYIFLIAPFHRLVVQASLRQAARIGWPC from the coding sequence ATGCCAACAAAATACGAGCTTGTCACATCTGTGCCCATACCCGCAGAGGCAACGGTGGGCCATACCTACGAATTAGTACATTTGGCTGACGCCTACTCAATTCCACTTCCAAGTGGCACCCTGACAGACCCCGAGTTGCTAGCGAGATTCCTCTTCTCCCAGCAACCACGTTGGATCGGCACTCTTATAAAAATGCGAGATGCTCTCGTTGCTGGATTAGGTCTCAAGACAGCCCGTCATCTCGAGTCCATTGGCGAACACGACCAGACGAACCGTCTTGGAATATTCAAGATCTATGGCAAAAGCCGTCTTGAAATTGTATTCGGAGAGGACGACAAGCATTTAGACTTTCGTCTATCTGTTCTTTGCACCAGTCCAACGGCAAGGCAAGAGGAGCATCGTCTGGTCTTCACCTCTGTGGTTCACTGTCACAACCGGCTGGGGCGTATTTATATTTTTCTGATCGCGCCGTTTCATCGCCTGGTGGTGCAGGCAAGCCTACGGCAGGCTGCCCGCATCGGCTGGCCATGTTAG
- a CDS encoding DUF4139 domain-containing protein translates to MRSPILALLMVTTMMTSAAQAAELVLKRAVLGTGGVGYFEYAAEVDGNEPLLLRARLDQVDDILKSILILDPAGPGSATLPGKARIDDAFASLPFAKSDLDTMPALFSALKGAEIKLAGPRQIEGRIASVQSETVSGKDGGVTTRTRVSVFSGASIEQFILEEAEGLEFKDARLGEQVSTALVALRTAQDRTGRDIAIKLAAGAKRTVRIGYVAETPVWKAAYRLTLPKPGEDQARLQGWVVLENMTGNAWKDVEVTLSSAAPVTFRQALYDPYYVTRQLVAPPVSRAALPRADQGQIFAESRQALDSSMKYRAAPSPAQAIPEQAAIEPIPGKDYYGGGDALTGPQEPGSTAEENPAGASFTLSSPVSVGAGESLTTPFVDLNVPSQSVAWYQGRTRNPWRALTLKNNGAVSLPAGSATIYDATEAGPMFSGEAQFPLLPMGDFRLIGFGSDQKILVDTEAGSETTITKIKSVDGTLQIESRIRQTTTYRLKNGSTDLRHMVIEHPRMADWKLVEPKPEDATIAGQAYRIRFDVEAGKSKQYKVVLERPEVEAIDIGEVTGARIQALMIAPELDAETKARLTTLAEAAKASDEAMAEMSQLEERRDAIINDQTRLRENLASAPQGSDLARLYSQKMLAQENALDRLDNDIKAARDRYEQARKLLGDKVRKL, encoded by the coding sequence ATGCGCTCCCCCATTCTTGCCCTTTTGATGGTCACAACAATGATGACCAGCGCCGCTCAGGCTGCGGAACTCGTACTCAAACGCGCCGTGCTTGGTACAGGCGGCGTTGGCTATTTTGAATATGCTGCCGAGGTGGACGGCAATGAACCTCTGCTGTTGCGTGCGCGCCTTGATCAGGTCGATGATATCCTCAAGAGCATACTGATCCTGGACCCCGCCGGTCCCGGTTCTGCTACACTCCCCGGCAAGGCTCGCATCGATGATGCCTTTGCCTCACTGCCTTTCGCCAAATCTGACCTTGATACGATGCCGGCGCTGTTCTCCGCGCTTAAAGGGGCGGAAATCAAACTGGCAGGCCCTCGACAAATCGAGGGGCGCATAGCCAGCGTGCAAAGTGAGACCGTCAGTGGCAAGGATGGTGGGGTGACAACGCGCACGCGTGTTTCGGTGTTCTCGGGCGCGTCTATTGAACAGTTCATCCTTGAAGAAGCTGAAGGGCTGGAATTCAAGGATGCGCGCCTTGGGGAACAAGTCAGTACCGCACTTGTGGCACTGCGAACCGCTCAAGACCGCACGGGACGCGATATCGCTATCAAGCTCGCTGCAGGAGCGAAACGTACGGTGCGCATCGGCTATGTAGCCGAAACACCCGTGTGGAAAGCAGCCTATCGGCTGACATTGCCGAAGCCGGGCGAAGATCAAGCCCGTCTGCAGGGCTGGGTTGTTCTGGAGAACATGACCGGCAATGCCTGGAAAGATGTGGAAGTGACGTTGTCGTCTGCTGCGCCTGTGACTTTCAGACAGGCGCTATATGATCCTTATTACGTCACCCGCCAACTGGTTGCTCCACCGGTAAGCCGCGCGGCTCTCCCCCGCGCAGACCAAGGGCAGATTTTTGCTGAGAGCAGACAAGCGCTTGACAGCAGCATGAAGTATCGGGCTGCCCCCTCGCCAGCACAGGCCATACCGGAACAGGCTGCAATCGAACCAATCCCGGGGAAAGACTATTATGGCGGCGGCGATGCTCTGACCGGCCCGCAGGAGCCTGGCAGCACTGCGGAAGAAAACCCTGCTGGTGCCAGCTTCACGCTTTCGTCTCCGGTTAGTGTTGGAGCAGGTGAAAGCCTCACGACCCCCTTTGTTGATCTCAATGTGCCGTCGCAATCGGTTGCCTGGTATCAGGGTAGAACACGCAATCCATGGCGCGCGCTGACTTTGAAGAATAACGGCGCGGTATCTTTGCCAGCGGGATCTGCCACGATTTACGATGCAACTGAGGCGGGGCCAATGTTTTCAGGCGAAGCTCAGTTCCCTCTCCTTCCAATGGGTGATTTCCGGTTGATTGGTTTTGGTTCAGACCAGAAAATTCTGGTCGACACCGAAGCCGGGTCTGAAACAACAATTACCAAAATCAAATCGGTCGATGGTACCCTTCAGATCGAAAGCCGCATACGGCAAACGACCACTTACCGGCTCAAAAACGGTTCGACTGATTTGCGCCATATGGTGATTGAGCACCCTCGCATGGCCGATTGGAAGCTGGTCGAACCCAAACCGGAGGATGCGACCATTGCCGGTCAGGCCTACCGCATTCGCTTTGATGTCGAAGCCGGGAAATCCAAACAGTACAAGGTCGTCCTGGAACGCCCTGAAGTTGAGGCCATCGATATTGGAGAAGTCACCGGCGCCCGCATCCAGGCCCTTATGATCGCGCCGGAACTTGACGCCGAAACCAAAGCCCGCCTGACCACTCTGGCGGAAGCCGCCAAAGCCAGCGATGAGGCAATGGCTGAAATGTCCCAGCTTGAAGAGCGGCGCGATGCTATTATCAACGACCAGACTCGCCTGCGCGAAAATTTGGCATCGGCACCACAAGGATCAGATCTTGCGCGCCTGTATTCACAGAAGATGCTGGCCCAGGAGAATGCTCTCGACCGGCTGGACAATGACATCAAGGCAGCGCGCGACCGCTACGAGCAGGCGCGCAAATTACTGGGCGACAAAGTCAGAAAACTTTAG